The Zingiber officinale cultivar Zhangliang chromosome 9A, Zo_v1.1, whole genome shotgun sequence genome window below encodes:
- the LOC122021821 gene encoding G-type lectin S-receptor-like serine/threonine-protein kinase At4g27290 isoform X2, producing MLSEAESMARRIPFLLYTLFNLTPALFSLSYAGDTLTPAQPLLDAAGATLISEGGNFELGFFSPAGSSNRYVGMWFGNVSQQTVVWVANRNRPITDGSGLLLLTANGTLVVSNNSSVVLWSSSSPGLSSPMAQLLDSGNLVVREAGDVGSSRYAWQSFDFPTHTLLPGMKLGWNLTSRRNRILTAWTSSSDPAEGNYTFGIDLRGDPQIIGWVGTRQYLRNGPWNGLYFSGVPEMMSSDMLDYSFVIDGEQVVYSYTVRDPSLIRQVVINPTSGAIEGLLWTKDSQSWSTRAAVPRDTCDRIISLCGPYGICYPNVWPMCKCLTGFHPRNRNDWELVANTSDGCVRNTELDCHNKTDGFILQSNVKLPDTSASTVDWSTASLDDCKISCLSNCSCTAYARANISSNGRGCILWFTQLTDIKLFNTGSGQDLYVRVAAADVKEAMESSGSHRGVIIVVSSVATLTFLTLVACFIWKRKKTEYSIREEIEEEMINLPSFDFAAIVQATDNFSSSNKLGEGGFGPVYKGRLKETEIAVKRLSKTSEQGADEFKNEVVSIAELQHRNLVRLLGYCIEANERMLLYEYMPNGSLDKFLFDKVKARSLDWKSRYNIILGIARGFLYLHHDSRLRIIHRDLKASNILLDKDMNPKISDFGLAKIFDGNETIRKTRRVVGTYGYMSPEYIKNGTYSVKSDVFSFGVLILEIISSKKNVGCYISTEHLNLLEHVSRFGLCGRKIEFWKLWMS from the exons ATGTTGAGTGAAGCCGAATCCATGGCGAGAAGAATCCCGTTCCTCCTCTACACCCTCTTCAATCTCACGCCTGCTCTGTTTTCGCTCTCCTATGCCGGTGATACCTTAACCCCTGCCCAGCCTCTCCTTGATGCCGCCGGAGCAACCTTGATCTCCGAAGGCGGTAACTTCGAGCTGGGATTCTTTAGCCCCGCCGGATCTAGCAACCGCTACGTCGGCATGTGGTTCGGCAACGTCTCCCAGCAAACCGTCGTATGGGTCGCAAATCGCAACCGCCCGATCACCGATGGCTCCGGCCTCCTGTTGCTTACTGCAAACGGAACGCTTGTCGTCTCCAACAACAGCTCCGTCGTCTTGTGGTCTTCCAGCTCACCGGGGCTCTCTAGCCCCATGGCGCAACTCCTCGACAGCGGGAACTTGGTTGTTCGAGAAGCCGGCGACGTCGGCAGTAGCCGCTACGCATGGCAGAGCTTTGACTTCCCGACGCACACGCTCCTCCCGGGCATGAAGTTGGGGTGGAACCTGACGAGTAGACGCAACCGCATCCTCACGGCATGGACGAGCTCCAGCGACCCGGCAGAGGGGAACTACACCTTCGGCATCGACTTGCGCGGCGATCCCCAGATAATCGGATGGGTGGGCACGCGGCAATACTTGCGCAACGGGCCATGGAACGGCCTCTACTTCAGCGGCGTCCCGGAGATGATGTCCAGCGATATGTTGGACTACAGCTTCGTAATCGACGGCGAACAGGTGGTGTACAGCTACACCGTCCGAGATCCCTCGTTGATCAGGCAAGTGGTCATCAATCCGACGTCCGGCGCCATAGAGGGCCTTCTGTGGACCAAGGACAGTCAATCATGGAGCACGCGGGCGGCGGTGCCGAGGGATACCTGCGACCGCATCATCTCCCTCTGTGGCCCCTACGGCATTTGCTACCCGAACGTGTGGCCTATGTGCAAGTGTCTGACGGGTTTTCATCCTCGGAATCGAAACGACTGGGAGCTCGTCGCGAACACCTCCGACGGCTGCGTGAGGAACACAGAGTTGGACTGCCATAACAAAACAGACGGGTTCATCCTGCAGAGCAACGTGAAATTGCCGGACACGTCCGCGTCGACGGTGGACTGGAGCACGGCGAGCCTCGATGACTGCAAAATTTCGTGCCTGAGCAACTGTTCTTGCACGGCTTATGCGAGAGCGAACATTAGCAGTAATGGCCGAGGGTGCATCTTGTGGTTCACTCAGCTCACAGACATCAAATTGTTCAACACTGGATCCGGACAAGATCTATACGTCAGGGTTGCAGCTGCAGACGTGAAAGAAG CCATGGAATCAAGTGGTTCTCACAGAGGCGTGATCATAGTCGTCTCCTCGGTGGCAACTTTGACTTTTCTTACACTTGTTGCCTGTTTCATTTGGAAAAGGAAGAAAACAG agTATTCTATCCGGGAAGAAATTGAAGAAGAGATGATAAACCTGCCCTCGTTCGACTTTGCTGCAATTGTACAAGCTACTGATAACTTTTCTTCGTCTAACAAGCTTGGAGAGGGAGGGTTTGGTCCTGTGTATAAG GGTAGGCTGAAAGAAACGGAAATAGCTGTGAAAAGATTGTCCAAAACATCAGAACAAGGTGCAGATGAGTTCAAGAACGAGGTAGTGTCAATCGCGGAGCTTCAACATAGAAATCTTGTTCGACTCCTCGGCTATTGCATTGAAGCAAATGAGCGAATGTTGCTCTATGAATACATGCCCAATGGAAGCCTAGACAAATTCTTGTTTG ATAAAGTCAAAGCTAGATCGCTGGATTGGAAATCGCGTTACAACATAATTCTTGGCATTGCTCGAGGTTttctctaccttcatcatgaTTCGAGACTAAGAATCATTCATAGAGATTTGAAAGCAAGTAATATTCTTCTTGATAAAGATATGAATCCAAAAATATCAGATTTTGGCTTAGCAAAAATATTTGATGGAAATGAAACAATAAGAAAAACAAGGAGAGTCGTTGGAACATA TGGATATATGTCTCCAGAATATATCAAAAATGGAACTTACTCAGTGAAATCAGATGTTTTTAGTTTTGGTGTATTGATACTTGAAATCATTTCCAGCAAAAAGAATGTTGGATGCTACATTTCTACAGAGCACCTAAACCTTCTAGAGCATGTAAGTAG ATTTGGACTTTGTGGAAGGAAGATAGAGTTTTGGAAGCTGTGGATGAGTTAA
- the LOC122021821 gene encoding G-type lectin S-receptor-like serine/threonine-protein kinase At4g27290 isoform X1, whose product MLSEAESMARRIPFLLYTLFNLTPALFSLSYAGDTLTPAQPLLDAAGATLISEGGNFELGFFSPAGSSNRYVGMWFGNVSQQTVVWVANRNRPITDGSGLLLLTANGTLVVSNNSSVVLWSSSSPGLSSPMAQLLDSGNLVVREAGDVGSSRYAWQSFDFPTHTLLPGMKLGWNLTSRRNRILTAWTSSSDPAEGNYTFGIDLRGDPQIIGWVGTRQYLRNGPWNGLYFSGVPEMMSSDMLDYSFVIDGEQVVYSYTVRDPSLIRQVVINPTSGAIEGLLWTKDSQSWSTRAAVPRDTCDRIISLCGPYGICYPNVWPMCKCLTGFHPRNRNDWELVANTSDGCVRNTELDCHNKTDGFILQSNVKLPDTSASTVDWSTASLDDCKISCLSNCSCTAYARANISSNGRGCILWFTQLTDIKLFNTGSGQDLYVRVAAADVKEAMESSGSHRGVIIVVSSVATLTFLTLVACFIWKRKKTEYSIREEIEEEMINLPSFDFAAIVQATDNFSSSNKLGEGGFGPVYKGRLKETEIAVKRLSKTSEQGADEFKNEVVSIAELQHRNLVRLLGYCIEANERMLLYEYMPNGSLDKFLFDKVKARSLDWKSRYNIILGIARGFLYLHHDSRLRIIHRDLKASNILLDKDMNPKISDFGLAKIFDGNETIRKTRRVVGTYGYMSPEYIKNGTYSVKSDVFSFGVLILEIISSKKNVGCYISTEHLNLLEHIWTLWKEDRVLEAVDELIGSFCVAEVLKCINIGLLCVQEQPKDRPTMSSIVSFLGNDTTQLLEPKRPGFVMPTDPSETNLNSFDPFNHLSITVLEGR is encoded by the exons ATGTTGAGTGAAGCCGAATCCATGGCGAGAAGAATCCCGTTCCTCCTCTACACCCTCTTCAATCTCACGCCTGCTCTGTTTTCGCTCTCCTATGCCGGTGATACCTTAACCCCTGCCCAGCCTCTCCTTGATGCCGCCGGAGCAACCTTGATCTCCGAAGGCGGTAACTTCGAGCTGGGATTCTTTAGCCCCGCCGGATCTAGCAACCGCTACGTCGGCATGTGGTTCGGCAACGTCTCCCAGCAAACCGTCGTATGGGTCGCAAATCGCAACCGCCCGATCACCGATGGCTCCGGCCTCCTGTTGCTTACTGCAAACGGAACGCTTGTCGTCTCCAACAACAGCTCCGTCGTCTTGTGGTCTTCCAGCTCACCGGGGCTCTCTAGCCCCATGGCGCAACTCCTCGACAGCGGGAACTTGGTTGTTCGAGAAGCCGGCGACGTCGGCAGTAGCCGCTACGCATGGCAGAGCTTTGACTTCCCGACGCACACGCTCCTCCCGGGCATGAAGTTGGGGTGGAACCTGACGAGTAGACGCAACCGCATCCTCACGGCATGGACGAGCTCCAGCGACCCGGCAGAGGGGAACTACACCTTCGGCATCGACTTGCGCGGCGATCCCCAGATAATCGGATGGGTGGGCACGCGGCAATACTTGCGCAACGGGCCATGGAACGGCCTCTACTTCAGCGGCGTCCCGGAGATGATGTCCAGCGATATGTTGGACTACAGCTTCGTAATCGACGGCGAACAGGTGGTGTACAGCTACACCGTCCGAGATCCCTCGTTGATCAGGCAAGTGGTCATCAATCCGACGTCCGGCGCCATAGAGGGCCTTCTGTGGACCAAGGACAGTCAATCATGGAGCACGCGGGCGGCGGTGCCGAGGGATACCTGCGACCGCATCATCTCCCTCTGTGGCCCCTACGGCATTTGCTACCCGAACGTGTGGCCTATGTGCAAGTGTCTGACGGGTTTTCATCCTCGGAATCGAAACGACTGGGAGCTCGTCGCGAACACCTCCGACGGCTGCGTGAGGAACACAGAGTTGGACTGCCATAACAAAACAGACGGGTTCATCCTGCAGAGCAACGTGAAATTGCCGGACACGTCCGCGTCGACGGTGGACTGGAGCACGGCGAGCCTCGATGACTGCAAAATTTCGTGCCTGAGCAACTGTTCTTGCACGGCTTATGCGAGAGCGAACATTAGCAGTAATGGCCGAGGGTGCATCTTGTGGTTCACTCAGCTCACAGACATCAAATTGTTCAACACTGGATCCGGACAAGATCTATACGTCAGGGTTGCAGCTGCAGACGTGAAAGAAG CCATGGAATCAAGTGGTTCTCACAGAGGCGTGATCATAGTCGTCTCCTCGGTGGCAACTTTGACTTTTCTTACACTTGTTGCCTGTTTCATTTGGAAAAGGAAGAAAACAG agTATTCTATCCGGGAAGAAATTGAAGAAGAGATGATAAACCTGCCCTCGTTCGACTTTGCTGCAATTGTACAAGCTACTGATAACTTTTCTTCGTCTAACAAGCTTGGAGAGGGAGGGTTTGGTCCTGTGTATAAG GGTAGGCTGAAAGAAACGGAAATAGCTGTGAAAAGATTGTCCAAAACATCAGAACAAGGTGCAGATGAGTTCAAGAACGAGGTAGTGTCAATCGCGGAGCTTCAACATAGAAATCTTGTTCGACTCCTCGGCTATTGCATTGAAGCAAATGAGCGAATGTTGCTCTATGAATACATGCCCAATGGAAGCCTAGACAAATTCTTGTTTG ATAAAGTCAAAGCTAGATCGCTGGATTGGAAATCGCGTTACAACATAATTCTTGGCATTGCTCGAGGTTttctctaccttcatcatgaTTCGAGACTAAGAATCATTCATAGAGATTTGAAAGCAAGTAATATTCTTCTTGATAAAGATATGAATCCAAAAATATCAGATTTTGGCTTAGCAAAAATATTTGATGGAAATGAAACAATAAGAAAAACAAGGAGAGTCGTTGGAACATA TGGATATATGTCTCCAGAATATATCAAAAATGGAACTTACTCAGTGAAATCAGATGTTTTTAGTTTTGGTGTATTGATACTTGAAATCATTTCCAGCAAAAAGAATGTTGGATGCTACATTTCTACAGAGCACCTAAACCTTCTAGAGCAT ATTTGGACTTTGTGGAAGGAAGATAGAGTTTTGGAAGCTGTGGATGAGTTAATAGGATCATTTTGTGTTGCTGAAGTTTTGAAGTGTATAAATATCGGGCTCCTGTGTGTTCAAGAGCAACCAAAAGACAGACCCACAATGTCATCAATAGTATCATTTTTGGGTAATGATACTACTCAATTGTTAGAACCTAAAAGACCAGGTTTTGTGATGCCAACAGATCCATCTGAAACTAATTTGAATAGTTTTGATCCTTTTAATCATTTATCAATCACAGTTTTAGAAGGTCGATAA
- the LOC122021821 gene encoding G-type lectin S-receptor-like serine/threonine-protein kinase At4g27290 isoform X3, whose product MLSEAESMARRIPFLLYTLFNLTPALFSLSYAGDTLTPAQPLLDAAGATLISEGGNFELGFFSPAGSSNRYVGMWFGNVSQQTVVWVANRNRPITDGSGLLLLTANGTLVVSNNSSVVLWSSSSPGLSSPMAQLLDSGNLVVREAGDVGSSRYAWQSFDFPTHTLLPGMKLGWNLTSRRNRILTAWTSSSDPAEGNYTFGIDLRGDPQIIGWVGTRQYLRNGPWNGLYFSGVPEMMSSDMLDYSFVIDGEQVVYSYTVRDPSLIRQVVINPTSGAIEGLLWTKDSQSWSTRAAVPRDTCDRIISLCGPYGICYPNVWPMCKCLTGFHPRNRNDWELVANTSDGCVRNTELDCHNKTDGFILQSNVKLPDTSASTVDWSTASLDDCKISCLSNCSCTAYARANISSNGRGCILWFTQLTDIKLFNTGSGQDLYVRVAAADVKEAMESSGSHRGVIIVVSSVATLTFLTLVACFIWKRKKTEYSIREEIEEEMINLPSFDFAAIVQATDNFSSSNKLGEGGFGPVYKGRLKETEIAVKRLSKTSEQGADEFKNEVVSIAELQHRNLVRLLGYCIEANERMLLYEYMPNGSLDKFLFDKVKARSLDWKSRYNIILGIARGFLYLHHDSRLRIIHRDLKASNILLDKDMNPKISDFGLAKIFDGNETIRKTRRVVGTYGYMSPEYIKNGTYSVKSDVFSFGVLILEIISSKKNVGCYISTEHLNLLEHVNLDFVEGR is encoded by the exons ATGTTGAGTGAAGCCGAATCCATGGCGAGAAGAATCCCGTTCCTCCTCTACACCCTCTTCAATCTCACGCCTGCTCTGTTTTCGCTCTCCTATGCCGGTGATACCTTAACCCCTGCCCAGCCTCTCCTTGATGCCGCCGGAGCAACCTTGATCTCCGAAGGCGGTAACTTCGAGCTGGGATTCTTTAGCCCCGCCGGATCTAGCAACCGCTACGTCGGCATGTGGTTCGGCAACGTCTCCCAGCAAACCGTCGTATGGGTCGCAAATCGCAACCGCCCGATCACCGATGGCTCCGGCCTCCTGTTGCTTACTGCAAACGGAACGCTTGTCGTCTCCAACAACAGCTCCGTCGTCTTGTGGTCTTCCAGCTCACCGGGGCTCTCTAGCCCCATGGCGCAACTCCTCGACAGCGGGAACTTGGTTGTTCGAGAAGCCGGCGACGTCGGCAGTAGCCGCTACGCATGGCAGAGCTTTGACTTCCCGACGCACACGCTCCTCCCGGGCATGAAGTTGGGGTGGAACCTGACGAGTAGACGCAACCGCATCCTCACGGCATGGACGAGCTCCAGCGACCCGGCAGAGGGGAACTACACCTTCGGCATCGACTTGCGCGGCGATCCCCAGATAATCGGATGGGTGGGCACGCGGCAATACTTGCGCAACGGGCCATGGAACGGCCTCTACTTCAGCGGCGTCCCGGAGATGATGTCCAGCGATATGTTGGACTACAGCTTCGTAATCGACGGCGAACAGGTGGTGTACAGCTACACCGTCCGAGATCCCTCGTTGATCAGGCAAGTGGTCATCAATCCGACGTCCGGCGCCATAGAGGGCCTTCTGTGGACCAAGGACAGTCAATCATGGAGCACGCGGGCGGCGGTGCCGAGGGATACCTGCGACCGCATCATCTCCCTCTGTGGCCCCTACGGCATTTGCTACCCGAACGTGTGGCCTATGTGCAAGTGTCTGACGGGTTTTCATCCTCGGAATCGAAACGACTGGGAGCTCGTCGCGAACACCTCCGACGGCTGCGTGAGGAACACAGAGTTGGACTGCCATAACAAAACAGACGGGTTCATCCTGCAGAGCAACGTGAAATTGCCGGACACGTCCGCGTCGACGGTGGACTGGAGCACGGCGAGCCTCGATGACTGCAAAATTTCGTGCCTGAGCAACTGTTCTTGCACGGCTTATGCGAGAGCGAACATTAGCAGTAATGGCCGAGGGTGCATCTTGTGGTTCACTCAGCTCACAGACATCAAATTGTTCAACACTGGATCCGGACAAGATCTATACGTCAGGGTTGCAGCTGCAGACGTGAAAGAAG CCATGGAATCAAGTGGTTCTCACAGAGGCGTGATCATAGTCGTCTCCTCGGTGGCAACTTTGACTTTTCTTACACTTGTTGCCTGTTTCATTTGGAAAAGGAAGAAAACAG agTATTCTATCCGGGAAGAAATTGAAGAAGAGATGATAAACCTGCCCTCGTTCGACTTTGCTGCAATTGTACAAGCTACTGATAACTTTTCTTCGTCTAACAAGCTTGGAGAGGGAGGGTTTGGTCCTGTGTATAAG GGTAGGCTGAAAGAAACGGAAATAGCTGTGAAAAGATTGTCCAAAACATCAGAACAAGGTGCAGATGAGTTCAAGAACGAGGTAGTGTCAATCGCGGAGCTTCAACATAGAAATCTTGTTCGACTCCTCGGCTATTGCATTGAAGCAAATGAGCGAATGTTGCTCTATGAATACATGCCCAATGGAAGCCTAGACAAATTCTTGTTTG ATAAAGTCAAAGCTAGATCGCTGGATTGGAAATCGCGTTACAACATAATTCTTGGCATTGCTCGAGGTTttctctaccttcatcatgaTTCGAGACTAAGAATCATTCATAGAGATTTGAAAGCAAGTAATATTCTTCTTGATAAAGATATGAATCCAAAAATATCAGATTTTGGCTTAGCAAAAATATTTGATGGAAATGAAACAATAAGAAAAACAAGGAGAGTCGTTGGAACATA TGGATATATGTCTCCAGAATATATCAAAAATGGAACTTACTCAGTGAAATCAGATGTTTTTAGTTTTGGTGTATTGATACTTGAAATCATTTCCAGCAAAAAGAATGTTGGATGCTACATTTCTACAGAGCACCTAAACCTTCTAGAGCATGTAA ATTTGGACTTTGTGGAAGGAAGATAG